The following are encoded together in the Vibrio zhugei genome:
- a CDS encoding substrate-binding domain-containing protein, whose translation MSKNYKLSHYIFPLMLGFLSMNAIAAINVYGPGGPAPAMHEAAKQFKNKTGIDVHVTAGPTSQWSDKAKLDADVIYSGSEAMMSDFESLFADKIVKDSIEPIYLRPAAILVRKGNPKHIQGFKDLSRPNTKVLVTHGAGQVGMWEDIAGRTGNIQLTKSFRKNIAMYAPNTGTAKKAWETDSSYDAWLVFNIWGVSNPDIGQIIPIEPELVIYRDTGVALTQHGLKNPEAKSFITFLSSAQGHAIFKQFGWNK comes from the coding sequence ATGTCAAAAAATTATAAGCTCAGCCACTATATCTTTCCGCTCATGCTGGGCTTTTTATCAATGAATGCTATAGCGGCAATTAATGTCTATGGTCCAGGTGGACCAGCACCAGCGATGCACGAAGCAGCGAAACAATTTAAAAATAAAACAGGGATTGATGTCCATGTAACCGCGGGCCCTACTTCACAATGGAGCGACAAAGCCAAGCTTGATGCCGACGTCATCTATAGTGGTTCGGAAGCCATGATGTCTGATTTCGAAAGCTTATTTGCCGACAAAATCGTAAAGGACTCGATTGAGCCTATTTACCTACGCCCTGCTGCCATTTTAGTCAGAAAAGGCAATCCCAAACATATTCAAGGATTTAAAGATCTAAGCAGGCCAAACACTAAAGTTTTGGTCACCCATGGCGCAGGCCAAGTCGGCATGTGGGAAGATATTGCAGGTAGAACGGGCAACATTCAGCTCACAAAATCCTTCCGTAAAAATATCGCCATGTATGCACCCAATACAGGCACAGCGAAAAAAGCATGGGAAACTGACAGCAGCTATGATGCATGGTTGGTGTTTAATATTTGGGGAGTCAGTAATCCAGACATTGGGCAAATTATCCCGATCGAACCTGAACTGGTGATTTACCGTGATACAGGTGTTGCACTAACTCAACACGGTCTAAAAAATCCTGAAGCAAAAAGTTTTATTACGTTTTTAAGCTCTGCACAAGGCCATGCGATTTTTAAACAGTTTGGTTGGAACAAATGA
- a CDS encoding IS701 family transposase, translating into MSCARSDKLRAVDSEYSQRQWQLIKPMLRQHENATPNAIGYLIFDDTIQPKPHTSVDDINCWHYDHTQNKNVKGINLLNCLYHRKDIDIPLSFDIITKPNVFTDDKGNVKRKSDKTKNQRLLDMFDRAIKNQVKFDYVLADSWFSAKATFKHIRKANKHFIFALKSNRLVALTPDDREKGNFVRIDESNLPDNTPVHGFLNDYHDEVLLLRRVFTNKDDSTGVLYLVCSDLQCDKDKFINGYQKRWQVEVYHKSLKQNANLGKSPAHSQRARFNHMFLATYAVFKLECLKIKTKLNHFALRLKLLVSANQSAFAQLKAISGA; encoded by the coding sequence ATTTCTTGTGCAAGAAGCGATAAGCTCAGGGCGGTCGATAGCGAGTATAGCCAGAGACAATGGCAACTGATTAAACCCATGCTAAGACAGCATGAAAATGCCACACCCAATGCCATCGGCTATCTCATCTTTGATGACACCATACAGCCCAAACCGCACACAAGCGTCGACGACATCAACTGCTGGCACTACGACCACACCCAAAACAAAAATGTTAAAGGCATTAACCTGCTTAACTGTCTGTATCATCGCAAAGATATCGACATACCCTTAAGCTTTGACATCATCACCAAACCCAATGTCTTTACCGATGACAAAGGCAACGTTAAACGTAAAAGTGATAAAACCAAAAATCAGCGACTGCTTGATATGTTTGATAGGGCAATCAAAAACCAAGTCAAATTCGACTATGTATTAGCCGATTCTTGGTTTTCAGCCAAAGCGACATTCAAACATATTCGTAAAGCTAACAAGCATTTCATCTTTGCGTTAAAGTCAAATCGCTTGGTGGCTTTAACCCCTGATGATAGAGAAAAAGGTAACTTTGTACGTATTGATGAATCTAATCTACCCGATAATACCCCTGTTCACGGCTTTTTAAATGACTATCATGATGAAGTCTTGTTATTACGCCGAGTCTTTACAAACAAGGACGATTCTACAGGGGTGTTATATCTGGTATGCTCAGATTTGCAATGCGACAAGGATAAATTTATCAACGGCTATCAAAAACGATGGCAGGTTGAAGTGTATCATAAGTCGTTAAAGCAAAATGCCAATTTGGGTAAGTCGCCTGCTCATAGCCAAAGAGCTCGGTTTAATCATATGTTTTTAGCCACGTATGCGGTGTTTAAGCTTGAGTGTTTGAAAATCAAAACCAAGTTAAATCATTTCGCTTTGCGTTTAAAGTTACTCGTCTCCGCTAATCAGTCGGCTTTTGCCCAGCTTAAGGCTATTAGCGGTGCGTAA
- a CDS encoding IS3 family transposase (programmed frameshift) — MTKLKYTPEIRERAVQLLIESEKDYPSTWAAITAIAPKIGCTPETLRAWHQKHLDQQNPIKVQQISDQEKMKQMEREIKELKRANEILRKAAGFFRPGGARPPTQIMVDFIHNNKDRYGVDAICRILPIAASTYYRTLDLADNPEHRAKRDLHDEHHAEQIKRIWKESSGRYGVRKVWQQLKREGYVIARCTVARLMQKLGIQGVWRGKNKQTTRSRDDQKRADDLVKRNFNADHPDQLWVSDFTYIQTHSGWVYTAFIIDVFSRAIVGWKVSTRMNTDMVLDALEQALHDRGMPKNVIHHSDRGVQYLSIRYTNRLEAANLRASVGTTGDSYDNALAETVNGLYKTEVIEYLKADWQGLADVQLATLNWVDWFNKKRVHSALGYVSPFEFEAMYYDKINPLGQVA; from the exons ATGACAAAATTAAAATATACCCCTGAAATCAGAGAAAGAGCGGTTCAATTATTGATTGAATCTGAAAAAGATTATCCTTCTACTTGGGCTGCAATCACAGCAATTGCGCCTAAGATTGGTTGTACTCCTGAAACACTTCGTGCCTGGCATCAAAAGCATTTAGATCAGCAAAATCCTATTAAAGTACAACAGATATCTGATCAAGAAAAAATGAAGCAAATGGAACGTGAAATTAAAGAATTAAAGCGTGCCAATGAAATTCTACGTAAAGCAGCCG GCTTTTTTCGCCCAGGCGGAGCTCGACCGCCCACACAAATAATGGTGGATTTCATCCATAACAATAAAGATCGATATGGTGTTGATGCGATTTGTAGGATTTTACCGATCGCAGCTTCAACCTATTACCGAACTTTAGATCTCGCGGACAATCCAGAACATCGAGCGAAACGAGATCTACATGATGAGCATCATGCTGAACAAATTAAACGAATTTGGAAAGAAAGTTCAGGTCGATATGGTGTGCGTAAGGTCTGGCAACAATTGAAACGTGAAGGTTATGTTATCGCACGTTGTACAGTTGCTCGATTGATGCAGAAGCTAGGTATACAAGGTGTTTGGCGTGGTAAGAATAAACAAACCACCCGTAGCCGAGATGATCAAAAAAGAGCAGATGATTTAGTGAAACGTAATTTTAATGCTGATCATCCTGACCAACTGTGGGTGAGTGACTTTACGTATATTCAAACTCATTCAGGCTGGGTCTATACCGCCTTTATTATTGATGTGTTCTCACGAGCAATTGTTGGATGGAAAGTATCGACACGGATGAATACAGATATGGTGCTCGATGCATTAGAGCAAGCCTTGCACGATCGAGGCATGCCAAAGAATGTGATTCATCATTCCGATAGAGGTGTTCAATATCTTTCTATTCGCTATACCAATCGTTTAGAAGCTGCAAATTTACGAGCATCAGTCGGTACAACTGGTGATTCATACGATAATGCTCTGGCTGAAACGGTGAATGGCTTATACAAAACAGAGGTGATTGAATATTTAAAAGCAGATTGGCAAGGTTTAGCAGATGTACAACTTGCGACACTAAACTGGGTAGATTGGTTCAATAAAAAGCGTGTACACAGTGCACTGGGTTATGTATCGCCTTTTGAGTTTGAAGCAATGTACTATGATAAGATTAACCCGTTAGGTCAGGTGGCCTAA